From Theileria annulata chromosome 1, complete sequence, *** SEQUENCING IN PROGRESS ***, one genomic window encodes:
- a CDS encoding cysteine desulfurase, putative (Tap821d03.p1c.C.cand.39 - score = 59.28;~SMART aminotran_5 (PF00266) at aa 74-445, E()=1.30e-08) yields MASVSYTLNINNKRNTLFIKPIFNKTLDFSKQTPMDLSMTEIEAIAREEFPILNREDHDLKDLIYFNNATTTQKPNYVLNALFNYYTTNNFSVYRGSGSYHDQLSTQIYENARKKVAEFVNAPSSEQILFTSGVTDSINFVSTTWGPQCLKKDDVILLPLSEHNSNLLPWWVLCDRVDCKIEYVKVIFISIISIQLHQNGQIDLYHLESLLKTKSPKLLCCGHASNVLGVIQDMKTISKLAHKYGCLVLSDSAQTVGKVKIDVQDLDVDFLAGSSHKMYGPTGVGFLYYRKSLLEDLEPQKCGGGTVKDVTFESCDYIEPPFRFEAGTPPVAQAIGLGAAVDFINSIGIDRIRKHDKMLLQYLYERMKDLVNLYNFDPTLDRLPIIAFNVDDVDPFDLSALLASKNIITRAGKHCAYLLHKTFYCTNTVRVSLAMYNSSSEVDKFIEVLKESISILKKQ; encoded by the exons ATGGCATCAGTTTCCTACACccttaatattaataataagaGAAATACACTTTTTATTAAAcctatttttaataaaacgTTAGATTTTTCTAAACAAACCCCTATGGATTTATCAATGACTGAAATTGAGGCCATAGCAAGAGAGGAATTCCCTATTTTGAACAGAGAAGATCACGACCTTAAggatttaatttattttaacaaCGCTACAACAACACAAAAGCCGAATTATGTTTTAAAT GCTTTGTTCAATTACTATACAACTAACAATTTCAGTGTTTACAGAGGCTCTGGATCATACCATGATCAGCTTTCTACACAG atATATGAAAATGCAAGAAAGAAAGTCGCAGAATTCGTCAATGCACCATCTAGCGAACAGATATTATTCACCTCCGGAGTTACAGACTCAATTAACTTCGTCTCTACCACTTGGGG gCCACAATGCTTGAAAAAAGACGACGTGATCCTGTTACCCTTGTCTGAACATAACAGTAATCTCCTCCCATGGTGGGTTCTGTGTGATAGAGTCGACTGTAAAATAGAGTATGTAAAGGTAATTTTCATTTCAATTATATCAATTCAGTTGCACCAAAACGGTCAAATTGATCTCTATCACCTGGAGTCACTCCTAAAGACTAAGAGTCCCAAGTTACTTTGTTGCGGCCATGCATCCAACGTTTTGGGAGTGATTCAAGATATGAAAACCATTTCAAAACTAGCCCATAAGTATGGCTGTTTGGTTTTATCAGACTCTGCTCAAACAGTTGGGAAAGTCAAG ATCGATGTGCAAGACTTGGACGTTGACTTCTTGGCAGGATCAAGCCATAAGATGTATGGACCCACGGGCGTGGGATTTTTATACTATAGAAAAAGTTTGCTTGAGGATTTAGAACCACAAAAATGTGGTGGAGGAACCGTCAAA GATGTAACATTTGAATCTTGTGACTACATTGAACCTCCGTTCAGATTTGAAGCAGGCACTCCACCAGTAGCTCAGGCGATAGGCCTAGGAGCAGCAGTTGACTTTATTAACAGTATTGGAATTGATAgg ATAAGGAAACATGATAAGATGCTTTTGcaatatttatatgaaAGAATGAAGgatttagtaaatttgtataattttgaCCCAACACTTGATAGATTACCCATAATAGCCTTTAACGTCGATGATGTCGACCCATTTGACTTATCTGCTCTACTTGCctcaaaaaatataattacgCGTGCAG GAAAGCACTGCGCATATTTATTGCATAAAACGTTTTACTGTACCAACACAGTTCGAGTATCCCTCGCCATGTATAATAGTAGCTCCGAAGTTGACAAATTCATAGAAGTTCTTAAGGAGtcaatatcaattttaaagaaaCAATGA
- a CDS encoding uncharacterized protein (Tap821d03.p1c.C.cand.39 - score = 59.28), translating to MHNSLYQFCISRTVSTDLGQKFTILRVNSKLVDAKNLNKYFKKILKKSVKREEFRYLLNYTVSNMPQALDDLNLLTILIIMSKLDIRDQLLFNSILPFLYKINDFNKIIECLLYSSMLFKDDDNLKLFATKLIFDLPSHLDSINYNNISKLCESLCFLNLYSEEFASLISTLVDKKTLARGEIEMLNFSSILNYLSRVRSGDEAVWSMYANYSLNNLLTTNYKPVIKLLQSFVNRNIHHKVLFRNCGDFLVKFIDHMHPKDVSNLSYLYFKVNHPHYVLFNEIFKVGEMITTNLDGISSLRLLSGYYLYHSSLPNLLSHTISGPGLLQNQTPLHHYRTVYLIYNNISRDLNSFHFEDFLLLFKTLELFKFINTKNLQVFSVLANLTFLSFPANVDKSLLSNLDLVRLRYKEKKLINTNQQSFIRLLIS from the exons ATGCATAATAgtttatatcaattttgtATAAGTAGAACCGTAAGTACAGATTTAGGCcaaaaatttacaattttaagGGTAAATTCTAAGCTTGTTGATGCAAAAAACCTTAATAAGTATTTTAAGAAAATACTTAAAAAATCCGTTAAAAGGGAAGAGTTTAGGTACTTACTGAACTACACAGTGAGTAATATGCCTCAAGCTCTAGATGATCTTAACTTGTTGactatactaataataatgtcAAAACTGGATATAAGGGACCAGTTACTGTTTAATTCCATTCTTCCTTTtctttataaaattaatgatttcaataaaattatag AGTGTTTGTTGTACAGTAGTATGTTATTTAAGGACGATGATAACTTAAAATTGTTTGCCACCAAGTTAATATTTGACCTACCGTCACACCTTgattctattaattataataatatttcaaagCTCTG CGAGTCGCTTtgttttctaaatttatattctgaAGAATTTGCTAGCCTGATTTCGAC TCTGGTTGATAAAAAGACTTTGGCGCGTGGAGAGATTGAGATGTTGAATTTCagttcaattttaaattaccTTTCAAGAGTTAGATCTGGAGATGAAGCTGTCTGGAGTATGTATGCAAACTATTCTTTAAATAACCTTTTAACCACCAACTATAAGCCAGTAATCAAATTACTACAATCATTCGTAAATCGAAATATACATCACAAAGTTTTATTCag AAATTGTGGTGActttttagttaaatttatagatcATATGCACCCAAAGGATGTGTCAAACCTCTCATACTTATACTTTAAAGTCAATCACCC ACACtatgttttatttaatgaaatatttaaagttGGTGAGATGATCACTACTAACTTGGATGGAATTTCATCACTAAGACTCTTATCTGGATATTATCTATACCATTCTTCACTCCCAAATTTGTTATCTCACACAATTTCTGGACCTGGACTCCTTCAAAATCAGACTCCATTACACCATTACAGAACTGTTTATCTAATTTACAATAACATTTCCAGGGATTTAAACTCTTTTCATTTTGAGGATTTTTTACTTCTTTTCAAGACTCTTGAGctctttaaatttataaacacAAAGAACTTACAGGTTTTTTCCGTACTAGCTAATTTA ACCTTCTTGAGCTTTCCTGCAAATGTTGATAAATCTCTTCTAAGCAATCTTGACCTTGTTAGGCTTCGATACAAAGAGAAGAAACTTATCAATACTAATCAGCAGTCTTTTATTAGGCTATTAATTTCTTGA
- a CDS encoding Tpr-related protein family member, putative (Tap821d03.p1c.C.cand.40 - score = 15.85;~SMART 10 transmembrane domains at aa 21-40, 111-133, 145-167, 172-194, 207-229, 259-281, 294-312, 335-357, 378-400and 410-432;~10 probable transmembrane helices predicted for TA16285 by TMHMM2.0 at aa 21-40, 111-133, 145-167, 172-194, 207-229, 259-281, 294-312, 335-357, 378-400 and 410-432) encodes MKCPVCGSATEASQNYGGKNSCPLLIAAYVLAGLAMMLNIRLSYSSAPYALIRFQLPENLFSVFVRRMASSLELWCLPSMLLGNIMDLGVKGGIKYIARGDTDKKWWKFGGIIIPSILCQWLNFFTYVLLLIVYVIGGDQGRLTMFYWVIAISGVVFGINMTLVYSVDFYYIPVYIAGENSFPALTSFIHYLATLMFGNRRKYNSDFLLVEIDIWVAIVISFVAAVVWTYGYLCEVGEGVGQMKHIHPNAFDGKPSEHLISPFLMVIVGMGLVYAIYPGIAPGMIVPFYLIDKIEMVLLIATFFPPVIVAILRKHAPEYSPQTEYPFKKWSQYGAGYFYLSLNILIVTKITLAAIFICSLHYRDSNISRSIVNQPKMSTALSITFYMCHEILLAVGFSGVIGNDGGDFILIPQYIGALFMIFLAFYSEGYIIEYKSHDPQHWHKDGMWYLYGYYQLNPDFLL; translated from the coding sequence ATGAAGTGCCCTGTATGTGGAAGTGCTACAGAGGCCAGTCAGAATTATGGTGGTAAGAATAGCTGTCCATTACTTATCGCAGCCTATGTTCTTGCCGGTCTTGCTATGATGCTTAATATTAGGCTCTCATATAGTTCTGCTCCATATGCACTTATTAGATTCCAACTTCCTGAAAATCTTTTTAGTGTATTTGTAAGAAGAATGGCAAGTTCACTGGAACTTTGGTGTCTGCCAAGTATGCTACTCGGAAACATTATGGACCTAGGGGTTAAAGGAGGCATCAAATACATAGCCAGAGGCGACACCGACAAAAAGTGGTGGAAATTCGGTGGGATCATTATTCCTTCAATTTTATGTCAATGGTTAAACTTCTTTACGTATGTACTATTATTGATTGTATATGTTATTGGTGGTGACCAGGGTCGTCTAACCATGTTTTATTGGGTGATTGCAATATCTGGAGTTGTGTTTGGTATTAACATGACGTTGGTTTATTCTGTTGACTTCTATTATATACCCGTGTATATTGCTGGTGAAAATTCATTTCCAGCTCTAACCTCATTCATACACTATCTGGCAACTCTCATGTTTGGCAATAGAAGGAAATACAATAGTGACTTCCTACTGGTAGAGATTGACATTTGGGTGGCAATAGTAATATCCTTCGTGGCGGCTGTGGTATGGACTTACGGATACCTGTGTGAAGTTGGAGAAGGAGTAGGTCAGATGAAACACATTCATCCAAATGCATTTGATGGAAAGCCTTCTGAACATCTGATCTCACCTTTTCTAATGGTAATCGTCGGTATGGGTCTTGTGTATGCTATATATCCTGGAATAGCACCTGGTATGATTGTACCATTCTATCTAATCGATAAGATTGAAATGGTACTCCTCATTGCTACATTCTTTCCACCTGTGATTGTAGCTATCCTCAGAAAACACGCACCTGAGTATTCACCTCAAACCGAATACCCTTTCAAGAAATGGTCACAATACGGCGCTGGCTACTTCTATCTTAGTCTTAATATCCTGATCGTTACTAAGATCACTTTAGCGGCTATCTTTATATGTTCCCTTCATTATAGAGACTCCAACATATCTAGATCTATCGTTAATCAACCTAAAATGTCTACTGCACTTAGTATTACATTCTATATGTGTCATGAGATTCTTTTGGCTGTAGGGTTTTCAGGTGTAATAGGCAATGATGGAGGTGACTTCATATTGATTCCACAGTACATAGGAGCGCTATTTATGATATTTTTGGCCTTTTATTCAGAGGGATacattatagaatataaaagtcATGATCCCCAACATTGGCACAAGGATGGAATGTGGTATTTATATGGATACTACCAATTGAACCCTGATTTTTTACTATGA
- a CDS encoding Tpr-related protein family member, putative (Tap821d03.p1c.C.cand.41 - score = 51.80;~SMART 11 transmembrane domains at aa 20-39, 504-526, 533-555, 560-582, 595-617, 653-675, 688-706, 739-761, 782-804, 814-836, 871-893;~11 probable transmembrane helices predicted for TA16280 by TMHMM2.0 at aa 20-39, 504-526, 533-555, 560-582, 595-617, 653-675, 688-706, 739-761, 782-804, 814-836 and 871-893), whose product MPHICSAKQAGVGVADCDLLIIAYIFAGLAMMLNIRLSYSSAPYALIRFRLPENLFSVFVRRIASALELWCLPSMLLGNIIDLIQKLAVNTDGDLKAAAGTEKSKGTLRKLAEALHTQANSLNDAVNNPGATENAAKVLKFKAGSEDEEGKLRKLAKDLYTAATQLENKAPDNSDDGLKQKAGTHQNDGLRKLAGELYIAAKALQKKVGTGVSGHDEAQSLANAVGESESSGIRAKLQQLAENEGTADAVRTAYEDGTGDGVKKKFDEVQKLKGSAYTSDKQAAYDKVEAAWNAFNALYTTDLKELAKDLKNAIGNGSQSKLRQALAALGNLQETATGVQLTGPAGNVKTAYDGGEGVKPKFTKLKAKESSYQAISAIRPNYKEVVDAITAFDNVYKPEELLKDAVGQGETTGLTKALAALGNDNGSGQLSGLAKAVKKEYSESFGPTVKSKFELVMAQASAYEKGGTIKTNEYTQLLQAWTAFNDKYYGVISYYKYYSIVVPSVITQWLNFLTYVILFVVYVAGGETGHLTVFYLVIAISGFVFGINMTLVYSVDWNYIPIYIAGENCFPIITSFIHYITTLMFGNRRKWNSDFIVVVVDIVVAIIISLVAAMVWSVAYLSKPKYASAKDKEASWYHHIFTNKFEGEFKPEVISPFLMIIVGMGLVYAIYPGIAPGMIVPFYLIDKIEMVLLIATIFPPVIVAALRRTTKGWPPPPQSPMCQWTLDIRGFDGQSKGTGLFWHGFDLLMVIKISLAVIFIYSLHYRESHLSRSIINQPKMSTFLSITFYMCHECLLALGFPGLVGANGGGDYVLIPQYIGALFMIFLAFYSEGYIIEYKSHDPAHWPTEGMTKWNAFCYRCKRASKITNPILMYLFTTELQNYSHFLFIFIQYYLDYSK is encoded by the coding sequence ATGCCTCACATATGCAGTGCTAAGCAGGCTGGTGTTGGTGTAGCTGACTGTGATTTACTGATAATTGCCTATATTTTTGCTGGTCTTGCTATGATGCTTAATATTAGGCTCTCATATAGTTCTGCTCCATATGCACTTATTAGATTCAGATTACCTGAAAATCTATTCAGTGTGTTCGTTAGGAGGATTGCAAGTGCCTTGGAACTCTGGTGTCTACCGAGCATGCTGCTGGGAAACATAATTGACCTAATTCAGAAACTAGCAGTTAATACTGATGGAGACCTTAAAGCAGCAGCTGGCACAGAAAAATCCAAAGGAACACTCCGAAAACTGGCAGAAGCACTACATACTCAAGCCAATTCACTTAACGATGCAGTTAATAATCCTGGTGCTACTGAGAATGCTGCCAAAGTACTTAAGTTTAAGGCTGGCAGTGAAGACGAAGAGGGTAAGCTTAGGAAACTCGCAAAGGATCTATATACTGCAGCCACCCAACTAGAAAACAAAGCTCCTGATAATTCTGACGATGGACTTAAACAAAAAGCTGGAACACATCAAAATGATGGACTTCGTAAACTGGCTGGTGAACTATACATAGCAGCCAAAGCACTTCAAAAAAAAGTTGGTACTGGTGTTTCTGGTCATGACGAAGCCCAAAGTCTTGCCAATGCTGTAGGTGAGAGTGAGTCCTCTGGAATTCGAGCTAAACTCCAACAACTTGCTGAAAATGAAGGTACGGCCGATGCCGTTAGAACTGCGTACGAAGATGGCACCGGTGATGGTGTCAAAAAGAAATTCGATGAAGTTCAGAAACTTAAAGGTAGTGCATATACCAGTGATAAACAGGCTGCATACGACAAAGTTGAGGCCGCATGGAATGCCTTCAATGCCCTGTATACTACTGATCTCAAAGAACTTGCCAAGGATCTTAAGAATGCTATCGGTAATGGAAGTCAGAGTAAACTTCGACAGGCCCTCGCAGCTCTTGGTAATCTTCAAGAAACTGCTACTGGTGTTCAACTAACTGGTCCGGCCGGCAATGTAAAAACCGCATACGACGGTGGTGAAGGTGTCAAACCTAAATTCACCAAACTCAAGGCGAAAGAATCTTCCTATCAAGCTATTTCTGCTATTAGACCTAACTACAAAGAAGTTGTAGATGCAATTACCGCCTTCGACAATGTGTATAAGCCTGAAGAACTACTTAAAGATGCTGTCGGCCAAGGTGAAACCACAGGACTCACAAAGGCACTCGCAGCACTTGGTAATGATAATGGTAGTGGTCAACTATCTGGTCTGGCCAAAGCTGTCAAAAAGGAATATTCAGAAAGTTTTGGACCCACTGTAAAATCCAAATTCGAGTTGGTTATGGCTCAAGCCTCTGCATACGAAAAGGGTGGTACCATTAAAACTAATGAATACACTCAACTTCTCCAGGCCTGGACAGCATTCAATGATAAGTACTATGGTGTTATATCTTATTACAAATACTATTCCATTGTCGTTCCGTCAGTTATTACTCAGTGGTTAAATTTCCTTACCTATGTAATTCTATTTGTTGTATATGTTGCAGGTGGTGAAACTGGTCATCTAACTGTATTCTACTTGGTGATTGCAATTTCTGGGTTTGTTTTTGGTATTAACATGACTCTGGTCTACTCTGTAGACTGGAACTATATCCCAATCTATATTGCTGGTGAGAACTGTTTCCCGATCATCACCTCATTCATACACTACATTACAACGCTCATGTTTGGTAACAGGAGGAAATGGAACAGTGACTTCATTGTCGTGGTTGTGGACATAGTGGTTGCAATCATAATCTCACTTGTGGCAGCTATGGTTTGGAGTGTAGCCTACTTATCTAAACCCAAATATGCTTCAGCCAAGGATAAAGAAGCTTCTTGGTATCACCACATATTcacaaataaatttgagGGAGAATTTAAACCAGAAGTCATATCTCCTTTTCTAATGATAATTGTCGGTATGGGTCTTGTTTATGCTATATATCCTGGAATTGCACCTGGTATGATTGTGCCATTCTACCTCATTGACAAGATTGAAATGGTACTTTTGATAGCCACAATATTTCCACCAGTGATTGTAGCTGCCCTAAGAAGAACTACCAAAGGTTGGCCTCCACCTCCTCAGTCACCAATGTGTCAATGGACTCTAGATATACGGGGATTCGATGGTCAAAGCAAAGGAACTGGATTGTTTTGGCACGGTTTTGATCTTCTTATggttattaaaatatctcTTGCCGTCATATTCATATACTCACTTCATTATAGAGAATCTCATTTATCCAGATCTATCATTAATCAACCCAAAATGTCCACTTTCCTATCCATTACGTTCTATATGTGTCATGAATGTTTATTAGCTTTAGGATTTCCAGGTCTGGTAGGAGCTAATGGTGGAGGAGACTATGTATTGATACCTCAGTACATAGGAGCGCTATTTATGATATTTTTGGCCTTTTATTCAGAGGGATacattatagaatataaaagtcATGATCCTGCTCATTGGCCCACAGAAGGTATGACTAAATGGAACGCGTTCTGTTACCGGTGTAAAAGAGCCAGCAAAATTACCAATCCCATCCTGATGTATCTATTTACAACTGAATTGCAAAATTATTcacattttttatttatttttatacagTATTATTTAGATTATAGTAAATAG
- a CDS encoding eukaryotic translation initiation factor 3 (eIF3), subunit, putative (Tap821d03.p1c.cand.71 - score = 31.15;~SMART 5 WD40 (SM00320) domains at aa 1-38, E()=1.07e+00; 41-80, E()=2.44e-03; 144-183, E()=1.98e+01; 200-239, E()=9.52e-06; 304-343, E()=1.55e-05), with protein sequence MKPIILRGHHRPLTCVKTNKHGDLLFTCGKDAVLALWRTDTGQQLGRYNCGRGAVWGCDITFNSKLLVVASGDSKVLIFDAERGNLLLEILEEGSCKYVEWNKNPAGQNKFVVCHDDFGESVKMATKVYEVTTRMLQDGTVDLNYRILWVQRGYRNRCLQCHWGPLDKTVVTGHDDGVINVPSYEIFIIYINLVVWNAYDGSHLKRLEAHKLSVSSISFDLYSLLMLSCSSDGTAKLWETATWTCIKNYKTDRPLNACDISPVFNVEDGKKAHILLGGGQEADQVTTTAASEGKFQALIYNLIHEEEVGSIKGHFGPINTLTFLSDGSGYVSGGEDGFVRIYHFDRDYILDKYD encoded by the exons atgaagcCAATAATTCTGAGAGGTCATCACAGACCATTAACGTGTGTTAAAACAAACAAACACGGAGATTTACTGTTTACTTGCGGAAAG gaCGCAGTTTTGGCACTTTGGAGAACAGATACTGGCCAACAACTAG GCCGCTACAACTGTGGAAGAGGTGCCGTATGGGGATGTGACATAACGTTTAATTCAAAACTATTGGTGGTAGCCTCAGGAGACTCAAAAGTCCTGATTTTTGATGCGGAAAGAGGGAATCTTCTCCTTGAAATATTAGAAGAAGGATCTTGCAA atATGTCGAGTGGAACAAGAATCCAGCTGGACAGAACAAGTTCGTAGTGTGCCATGACGACTTTGGAGAATCAGTCAAAATGGCCACCAAGGTTTACGAGGTTACAACCAGAATGTTACAAGACGGAACTGTGGACCTTAATTATCGTATACTTTGGGTCCAGAGAGGTTACAGAAATCGGTGCTTACAGTGTCACTGGGGACCACTTGACAAAACTGTTGTTACTGGTCACGATGACGGTGTTATTAACGTACCTTCTTATGagatttttattatttatataaaccTTGTG GTCTGGAACGCATATGATGGATCACATTTGAAGAGACTGGAAGCCCACAAGCTCTCAGTATCATCGATTTCTTTCGATCTCTACAGCCTTCTGATGTTGTCT TGCTCATCTGATGGAACTGCTAAGTTGTGGGAGACTGCAACATGGACCTGCATTAAG AATTACAAGACAGACAGACCTCTCAATGCCTGTGATATATCACCTGTATTTAATGTCGAGGATGGCAAAAAGGCTCACATTCTTCTAGGAGGAGGTCAGGAAGCAGACCAGGTCACAACTACAGCCGCTTCAGAGGGTAAATTTCAAGctttaatttacaatttgaTTCACGAGGAAGAGGTTGGTAGCATTAAGGGTCACTTTGGTCCCATTAACACTTTGACATTTTTGTCTGACGGTTCTGGCTACGTTAGCGGCGGCGAGGATGGATTCGTCAGGATTTACCACTTTGATCGTGACTACATTCTAGATAAATATGACTAG
- a CDS encoding uncharacterized protein (Tap821d03.p1c.cand.70 - score = 58.73;~Signal peptide predicted for TA16270 by SignalP 2.0 HMM (Signal peptide probability 0.910, signal anchor probability 0.000) with cleavage site probability 0.630 between residues 25 and 26) — MDYSLLVLVSTWIFGIYNTPTPALCSFPSSFSLNSLDDDSPLNNAFSFKDEELIDSYTTKRSSELTEPDSSGDPEFVPGKLNAKSESPEVIASVESIVLSETPDDETVSENDYTEDLNSEVDQSENVTRDDNNEDEVQPTRFFDKLSTEYSDDFKKSTEEGIDMDSEKSYTVRSLLPVDNLLVLTTPSGCSLLDFSGEDDGLQVVEFNFKTSELEECSKLTEDIIREMNEQLARDLVAHRNSQATPRTKMVEISVRDPMRNRQLNIKETQEVFSRSEPSNNENLSDSSSFRFGDEVDVTEEDRKEALLLLSRTLDFDYYPTDADSVYVMSFSLSDNEGLDSNREQLLNEFYQLFNTKTESRGTEGDSSGKTMNKESTGEKMNLENIFKNLSSYSEEKLEKLLDEMKAFLETDEGKKAVEKFQSEMASKLKEVEKLYREESELGKKILSDLSKHGVENVQCSKLTTDDCTSYSKCQVLKVDGKDVCFVSPKTIYWLLQTKCGLQSKAALLSIARDLNNIGIISNKHVNNLEQSFDLNKICNAITHSYLSKLSPNLTNLNSRSTNSNN; from the coding sequence atggACTATTCGCTTCTGGTTTTAGTTAGTACCTGGATTTTTGGTATCTACAATACCCCTACACCTGCACTTTGTAGTTTCCCGTCATCCTTTTCCCTCAATTCACTTGATGATGATTCACCACTAAATAATGCTTTTTCATTTAAAGATGaagaattaattgattCGTACACCACAAAAAGGTCAAGTGAACTAACTGAACCTGACAGCTCCGGAGATCCCGAATTTGTCCCCGGGAAACTTAACGCAAAGTCAGAATCACCCGAAGTTATAGCCTCAGTTGAATCTATTGTATTGTCTGAAACCCCAGATGACGAAACTGTTTCAGAGAATGACTACACAGAAGACCTTAACAGCGAGGTGGATCAGAGTGAAAATGTGACCAGAGATGATAACAATGAAGATGAAGTTCAGCCAACTCGTTTCTTCGACAAGTTGTCAACAGAGTACTCTGACGACTTTAAGAAGTCAACGGAGGAAGGAATAGACATGGACTCTGAGAAGAGCTACACAGTAAGGTCATTACTCCCAGTGGATAACCTTCTGGTGCTTACAACGCCAAGTGGATGCTCCCTCTTGGATTTCTCAGGAGAAGACGATGGACTCCAGGTTGTAGAGTTCAACTTTAAGACGTCAGAACTGGAAGAGTGCTCAAAGCTCACTGAAGATATAATCAGGGAAATGAATGAACAACTAGCAAGAGATTTAGTAGCACACAGAAATAGCCAAGCCACACCAAGAACAAAGATGGTTGAGATTTCTGTTCGTGATCCAATGAGGAATCGTCAACTGAATATCAAAGAAACACAAGAGGTATTTTCCAGATCTGAACCAAGCAATAATGAGAATTTAAGTGACTCAAGTTCATTCAGGTTTGGAGACGAAGTTGATGTTACAGAGGAAGATAGAAAGGAAGCTTTGTTGTTGCTTTCACGTACGTTGGACTTCGACTACTACCCAACTGACGCCGACTCAGTTTACGTCATGAGCTTCTCTCTGAGCGACAATGAGGGCCTGGACTCAAACAGAGAACAGTTGTTGAATGAgttttatcaattattcAATACTAAAACTGAGTCGAGAGGAACTGAAGGAGATAGCAGTGGAAAAACAATGAATAAGGAATCAACGGGAGAGAAGATGAATCTCGAGAACATTTTTAAGAACTTGTCGAGCTATTCAGAAGAAAAGCTAGAAAAGTTGTTGGATGAGATGAAAGCCTTTTTGGAGACTGATGAAGGTAAGAAGGCTGTGGAAAAGTTCCAGAGTGAAATGGCTTCAAAGCTAAAGGAGGTTGAGAAGTTGTACAGAGAAGAGTCTGAACTAGGAAAGAAGATCTTAAGTGACCTAAGCAAGCACGGAGTAGAAAATGTACAGTGCAGTAAGCTAACTACTGATGATTGCACAAGTTATTCAAAGTGTCAAGTACTCAAAGTGGATGGCAAGGACGTGTGTTTCGTATCTCCCAAGACCATCTATTGGCTTTTACAGACAAAATGTGGATTGCAGTCCAAGGCAGCACTGCTCTCAATAGCAAGAGACCTTAACAACATCGGAATCATCAGCAACAAGCACGTCAATAACCTCGAACAGTCTTTCGACCTCAATAAAATCTGCAACGCCATCACACACTCATATCTCTCCAAACTCTCCCCAAACCTCACGAACCTAAATTCCCGCTCCACcaattcaaataattaa